The Corallococcus exiguus genome segment GCAGTTCGAGGGCATCAACCGCTGCGCCAGCTGCCTCGAGAAGCGCCGCAAGGCGCTGGAGGGGCCGCCGCCCCGGCGCGAGTGGAGCGTGGCGCACGTGGTGCTGGCGCTCGTGGGCGTCGTGCTCGTGTGGGGCGGCGTCCTGTTGGCGGCGCACGCGGTGGGCTAGCGCGATGGCCGTCTCCGCATTGGAATTGCGCCCCCGGGGTCCGGTGGCCTTGATGGACGCGGCGCTGCGCCTGTGCGCGCGCGACGCGGGCGTGTGGGCCCTCACGCTGCCGGGTGGCGCGGCGGTGGTGGCCGCGCTGCTGCACCTGGTGGACGCCGTGGATCATGGGCGCTCCCCTACCCTGCCCGCGCTGTACGTGACGCTCGCGTGGTTCCTGCGGGGCGTGGGCCAGGGCGCGGCGTGCCACTACGTTCAAGAGGTGCTGCTGGGCGCGAAGGCGGAGCCGTCCGTGCGCCAATCCCTGCGCGCGGCGATGGAGAGGCTGCCCAGCTTGTTCATCGCGGTGGCGTACCTGGCGTTCTTCAACGTGCTGACGTTGACGTTCTCGCTGGGCATCGCGCTGTTCCTCCTCTCCGCGCAGGGCGTGGGCTACGCGGCGACGATGCAGGGCCGGGGCAGCCCGCTGAAGCTGTACGCGGTGGGCTCGAAGCTGTTGGGCCCGTCTCGCGGGACGGCCACCGCGGTGCGCTGGCTGATGGGCGTACAGGTGCTGGTGTTCCTCAACCTGCACGTGGGGCTCAACTTCCTGCTGTACCTCGGGCGGCAGCTCGTGGGCATCGACCTGACGTTCGCGGAGCGGTTCGCGTCGTTGGACAACCCGCCGTGGCTCGTGTTCCTCGCGGCGACGACGTTCGCCCTCTTCGAGCCCCTGCGCGCGGCGACCGCCACGTTGCTGCTGGTGGACGGACGCGTGCGGCAGGAAGGCCTGGACCTGCTGGCCGCCGTTCAACAGCTCCCGGAGCGGAGTACGCAGCGCGGGGTGCTGGCATCCAAGAGCGTAGCCGCGGCGCTGCTGCTGGCCACGGGCCTGCTCCTCGCGGTCCCCGCGCCGGTGGAGGCCGCGCCGGAGGCCACCGCGCCCGTGGACCGCAAGGCGCTGCGCACCCGGCTGGAGAAGGTCGCGACGGAGTGCGAGCTGCCCGAACAGGTGGAGGGCACGGCGCTCAAGGACTTCGACGCGCTGAACGCGCGTGAGACGGTCAAGCTCGAGCGCTTCGTGCGCCACCTGGAGCAGCTGGCCTACGACGACGAGGACTGTGAGACGGCGGCGGTGGCGCTGGAGAACGGGCTCGCGCAGGTGACGGCCACGGCCGAGGCCCAGGCGCGCGCGGATGCCCGTGCGGCCACGGACCGGGCGCGGGCCATCCTCGCGCGGCCGGAGTTCCAGGAGCGCCCGGAGAAGGCCCCGGCCGAACCCAAGGAGGAAGAGGTCCCTCCTTCGGAGCCGAGCTGGTGGCGCCGCTTCATCGACAAGCTGGGCGAGTGGTTGAGGGACTTCTTCAAGCGCAACAACCCGCGGCCCCAGTCGCATGACACGGCCCTGCCCGTGAGCGGAGGCGCGGCGGCGAACGCCCTCGTCGTGATGCTGGTCGCGCTGACGCTGGCGGTGCTGGGAGTGGTGGTCGTGAACGTGCTGCGGCGCAAGCGCGAGAAGTCGGGCCCGGCGCTGGAGGTGAGCAC includes the following:
- a CDS encoding DUF4129 domain-containing protein, producing MAVSALELRPRGPVALMDAALRLCARDAGVWALTLPGGAAVVAALLHLVDAVDHGRSPTLPALYVTLAWFLRGVGQGAACHYVQEVLLGAKAEPSVRQSLRAAMERLPSLFIAVAYLAFFNVLTLTFSLGIALFLLSAQGVGYAATMQGRGSPLKLYAVGSKLLGPSRGTATAVRWLMGVQVLVFLNLHVGLNFLLYLGRQLVGIDLTFAERFASLDNPPWLVFLAATTFALFEPLRAATATLLLVDGRVRQEGLDLLAAVQQLPERSTQRGVLASKSVAAALLLATGLLLAVPAPVEAAPEATAPVDRKALRTRLEKVATECELPEQVEGTALKDFDALNARETVKLERFVRHLEQLAYDDEDCETAAVALENGLAQVTATAEAQARADARAATDRARAILARPEFQERPEKAPAEPKEEEVPPSEPSWWRRFIDKLGEWLRDFFKRNNPRPQSHDTALPVSGGAAANALVVMLVALTLAVLGVVVVNVLRRKREKSGPALEVSTMDAAALAGSPDHALSRPPEGWAHLADALAAKGEYREAVRNLYLALLSRLHRDGAIHYDETLSNWDYLRAFRGRPEVKAPFRELTRRFDFAWYGNVPVSADGYTEFRAITAPLLAAPAAQEAAGA